Proteins from a single region of Chloroherpeton thalassium ATCC 35110:
- a CDS encoding glycosyltransferase family 2 protein — protein MEDVIKTLLLFLIGVHVLQSVLVFIGQFRMPKAIQFSSWPKITVVVAARNEEKNIARTLDSLVAIDYPHDKLEIIIGDGNSEDRTAEIIEAYAKKHPFVKLLRVDQNRPIKGKANALHQAAEIAKGDYILITDADCLVQPTWAKETVKHFTAGVGLVCGITIPEAKGLFASLQTLDWCYILGTSSAVASLGYPIGGIGNNFNLRKEAYFETGGYEKIPFSITEDYTLFRAISNSRWKIAFPLKQETYNSTAPMESLRELYSQKQRWTLGGLDASPLQSIMAMLIFLVHLVTLVSFAFLPVWMPLAALLVKSFGDFLVVSATLLKLRKPKMLLTFPAFELYYYLYVLMVPFILIFDRKVTWKGVSYKVTSGRGKKSHG, from the coding sequence ATGGAAGACGTTATCAAAACATTACTGCTTTTTTTAATTGGTGTTCATGTTCTGCAATCGGTTTTAGTTTTTATCGGGCAGTTTCGAATGCCGAAAGCGATTCAATTTTCAAGCTGGCCAAAAATCACGGTGGTGGTTGCGGCGAGAAATGAAGAGAAAAACATTGCGCGCACATTGGATTCGCTGGTTGCAATTGATTATCCGCACGATAAGTTGGAGATCATTATCGGCGATGGCAATTCGGAAGATAGAACCGCTGAAATTATCGAAGCTTATGCGAAAAAGCATCCGTTTGTCAAGCTGCTGCGCGTCGACCAAAATCGCCCCATCAAAGGAAAAGCCAACGCGTTGCATCAAGCTGCTGAGATTGCCAAGGGCGACTATATTTTAATTACAGATGCCGATTGTTTGGTGCAGCCAACTTGGGCAAAGGAAACCGTTAAGCATTTTACGGCGGGCGTTGGGTTGGTTTGCGGCATTACCATTCCCGAAGCCAAAGGGCTTTTTGCTTCGTTGCAAACGCTCGACTGGTGCTACATTTTGGGAACAAGTTCGGCGGTTGCGTCGCTCGGTTATCCAATTGGTGGAATTGGAAATAATTTTAACCTGCGCAAAGAAGCCTATTTCGAAACCGGCGGCTACGAGAAAATTCCCTTCAGCATCACAGAAGATTACACGCTATTTCGCGCCATTTCCAACAGTCGCTGGAAAATAGCGTTTCCGCTAAAACAAGAAACTTACAACAGCACCGCGCCCATGGAATCGCTGCGAGAACTTTATAGCCAAAAACAGCGATGGACGCTCGGCGGCCTCGACGCCAGTCCGCTACAAAGCATCATGGCCATGTTGATTTTCCTGGTGCATCTGGTTACGCTGGTCTCCTTCGCATTCTTGCCCGTTTGGATGCCGCTCGCCGCGTTGCTTGTTAAAAGTTTCGGGGATTTTCTTGTGGTCAGCGCCACGTTGCTAAAGCTTCGCAAACCGAAAATGCTGCTCACTTTTCCTGCATTTGAGCTTTATTATTATCTCTATGTTTTGATGGTCCCGTTCATCTTAATTTTTGATCGAAAGGTCACTTGGAAAGGTGTTTCCTACAAAGTGACTTCGGGGCGTGGGAAAAAATCGCATGGATAA
- a CDS encoding PAS domain S-box protein translates to MYGGSNKVANEAKLARENTVLKAIRSVNKLIVREQEPEVLLQKACDLLVATGGYDHTWIFFTEGEQCCSHVYQSQSGSEYGKLSNVIFSEENCFCLQESSKHDGALFLEKRSETCSQCPVIKFLPEGVAISAKISFQTKVFGVLTVYLKALLVTQEMEFELISDIASDLGKAFYDIEKRKKDIADLQDSLETVGQKERFLQDVYNAIQDGISILDTNLNIISVNSVVEERQAHNWPVIGRKCYEAYQNSESPCPKCPSLRTLETGLPQKELIFVPEITRSGSKEMSWIELSTFPLRDDAGKLIGVIEYTKDVTEQKVAEEKYHESQTRLNLAVESAGVGLWDWYVQTGEVVLNDEWALMLGYTRDELLPHSIKTWENLTHPDDLKKATALLESHFSGQQPQYECALRMRHKEGRWIWVLDRGKVIEWDENHKPVRMAGTHVDINALKQAQLTLAESEANFRGFFETIDDLFVVASLDGRVLQTNYAYEAKLGYTQSELQQMKIVELHAEQDREQATRRLMEIIKGIQTFCDLSLCTKTGTLIPVETRIWMGTWNQEKVMFGISKDLSEQHAALELFEKIFEHNPSPMALTKLENSVFVNVNQSLCKLLECEKADVIGKTAVELNFFQDEEVFLDAKKQLRENGAISNMCLRLRTQNGTLRYGNFSGEIIKFQTGSFFLTTMLDITEQVEARLALH, encoded by the coding sequence ATGTACGGAGGCTCAAATAAAGTAGCTAACGAGGCTAAGTTAGCAAGAGAAAATACCGTTTTGAAGGCTATCCGCAGTGTCAATAAGCTGATCGTCCGTGAACAGGAACCCGAAGTTTTGCTGCAAAAAGCGTGTGATTTGTTAGTTGCAACAGGAGGATACGATCATACATGGATTTTTTTCACAGAGGGCGAGCAGTGCTGTTCTCATGTCTATCAATCGCAAAGCGGCTCTGAATATGGCAAGCTTTCCAATGTAATTTTTTCAGAGGAAAATTGCTTTTGCCTTCAAGAATCCAGCAAGCACGACGGCGCGCTCTTTTTAGAAAAGAGAAGCGAAACTTGCTCGCAATGTCCCGTTATCAAGTTCCTTCCTGAAGGCGTGGCTATTTCTGCAAAAATTTCATTTCAAACGAAAGTATTTGGCGTTCTGACCGTCTATTTGAAAGCGTTACTCGTGACTCAAGAAATGGAGTTTGAGCTCATTTCCGACATTGCTTCTGATTTGGGCAAAGCCTTCTATGACATAGAAAAGAGAAAAAAGGACATTGCTGATCTGCAAGATTCTCTCGAAACCGTTGGGCAAAAAGAACGCTTTCTGCAAGATGTCTACAACGCGATTCAAGATGGCATTTCTATTTTGGATACCAACCTGAATATTATCAGTGTCAATTCCGTTGTTGAAGAAAGGCAAGCGCATAATTGGCCGGTTATCGGAAGAAAATGCTATGAAGCCTATCAAAATAGTGAATCGCCTTGCCCAAAATGTCCTTCGCTGAGAACTCTTGAAACTGGACTACCGCAAAAAGAACTGATTTTTGTTCCTGAAATCACCAGATCAGGTTCCAAGGAGATGTCTTGGATTGAGCTTTCTACGTTTCCATTAAGAGATGACGCGGGAAAGTTAATCGGGGTCATCGAATACACGAAAGATGTCACCGAGCAAAAAGTAGCGGAGGAGAAATATCATGAAAGCCAAACGCGCCTAAACTTAGCAGTAGAAAGTGCTGGTGTTGGCTTATGGGATTGGTATGTGCAAACGGGCGAAGTGGTGCTAAATGACGAATGGGCATTGATGTTGGGTTATACGCGCGACGAGCTCCTGCCGCATAGCATCAAAACATGGGAAAATTTAACGCATCCAGACGACTTAAAAAAAGCCACGGCTCTTTTAGAATCGCACTTTTCCGGGCAGCAGCCGCAGTATGAGTGCGCCTTGCGCATGCGCCATAAAGAAGGGCGTTGGATTTGGGTGCTGGATCGTGGAAAAGTCATCGAATGGGACGAAAATCATAAGCCTGTTCGAATGGCGGGTACGCACGTGGACATCAACGCGTTAAAACAAGCACAGCTCACTTTAGCCGAAAGCGAAGCAAATTTCAGAGGATTTTTTGAGACGATTGATGATTTGTTTGTTGTGGCCAGTTTAGATGGTCGTGTTTTGCAAACCAATTATGCGTATGAAGCCAAGCTCGGCTATACGCAATCGGAACTTCAGCAGATGAAGATTGTGGAACTTCACGCCGAGCAAGATCGTGAACAAGCCACGCGTCGGTTGATGGAAATAATAAAAGGGATTCAAACTTTTTGTGATTTGTCGCTTTGCACCAAAACCGGCACGCTCATCCCTGTTGAAACGCGCATTTGGATGGGAACATGGAACCAGGAAAAGGTCATGTTTGGCATTTCAAAAGATCTCAGCGAGCAGCACGCGGCGTTAGAGCTTTTCGAAAAAATCTTTGAGCACAATCCATCTCCAATGGCGCTCACCAAGCTTGAAAACAGCGTTTTTGTCAATGTAAATCAATCGCTATGTAAACTACTCGAATGTGAGAAAGCCGATGTGATTGGCAAAACGGCGGTGGAGCTTAATTTTTTTCAGGATGAAGAGGTGTTCCTTGACGCCAAAAAACAGCTTAGAGAAAACGGGGCGATTTCGAACATGTGCTTGCGCCTTCGCACGCAAAACGGCACGCTGCGCTATGGGAATTTTTCCGGTGAGATTATCAAGTTCCAGACCGGCTCATTTTTCCTCACCACCATGTTAGATATTACCGAGCAAGTTGAAGCTCGGCTGGCTTTGCATTAA